A single region of the Gossypium arboreum isolate Shixiya-1 chromosome 12, ASM2569848v2, whole genome shotgun sequence genome encodes:
- the LOC108476796 gene encoding NAC domain-containing protein 100-like isoform X1: MPKTTKEVALGTTFLSPHTPVFRGALYLMLPFSLLNTLSYLSDFGTQALGLKVVPGMANIGAIGQEHDQMDLPPGFRFHPTDEELISHYLYKKVLDVNFSAKAIGEVDLNKSEPWELPWKAKMGEKEWYFFCVRDRKYPTGLRTNRATDSGYWKATGKDKEIYRGKSLVGMKKTLVFYKGRAPKGEKTNWVMHEYRLEGKYSVHNLPKTAKNEWVICRVFQKSSGGKKTHISGLVNMGSFGNELGPSGLPPLMDSSSSFNAKKNPVSESVYVPCFSNPVDVQRIQLDTIDHFPENPLLLPVSSNPTNIFPRFQASNPFFSAQPITFPPNLHLPGSVLMQDQSILRDLLENHGSNMKSERETMVTVSQETGLTTDINNEISSVVSNLEIRKRPFDDQQHPSASTGPLDFDCFWHY, from the exons ATGCCTAAAACAACCAAGGAAGTTGCCTTAGGAACCACGTTTCTTTCTCCCCATACACCAGTATTTAGGGGGGCTTTGTATCTCATGCTGCCTTTTTCTCTCTTAAACACCCTCTCTTATCTTTCAG attTTGGAACACAAGCTTTAGGGCTTAAGGTTGTTCCAGGAATGGCAAACATTGGTGCAATTGGTCAAGAACATGATCAAATGGATTTGCCCCCAGGTTTCAGGTTCCATCCAACAGATGAAGAGCTTATTTCTCACTACTTATACAAGAAAGTTCTTGACGTTAACTTCAGTGCTAAAGCCATTGGAGAGGTGGATTTGAACAAGTCTGAGCCTTGGGAATTACCTT GGAAAGCGAAAATGGGTGAGAAAGAATGGTATTTTTTCTGTGTGAGGGACAGGAAATACCCTACGGGGTTGAGGACAAATAGGGCGACTGATTCAGGGTACTGGAAAGCAACGGGGAAAGACAAAGAGATTTATAGAGGGAAATCATTGGTTGGGATGAAGAAAACACTTGTTTTTTACAAAGGGAGAGCTCCAAAAGGTGAAAAAACTAACTGGGTCATGCATGAATACAGACTGGAAGGCAAGTATTCAGTCCATAATCTCCCTAAAACTGCCAAG AATGAATGGGTTATTTGCAGGGTGTTTCAAAAGAGTTCTGGTGGGAAGAAAACTCATATTTCAGGTCTGGTTAATATGGgttcatttggaaatgaattggGTCCGTCCGGTCTTCCACCATTAATGGATTCTTCTTCAAGTTTCAATGCCAAGAAAAACCCTGTTTCTGAATCGGTTTACGTGCCCTGCTTCTCCAATCCCGTCGACGTTCAACGCATTCAACTCGACACAATCGATCATTTTCCCGAGAATCCTCTCCTCCTCCCTGTTTCATCGAATCCAACAAATATTTTCCCGAGATTCCAAGCTTCAAACCCTTTCTTCTCGGCTCAACCCATCACTTTCCCACCCAATCTTCACCTCCCTGGCTCTGTTTTAATGCAAGACCAATCCATCCTTAGGGATTTACTTGAAAACCATGGATCAAACATGAAATCAGAGAGGGAAACAATGGTTACTGTTTCACAAGAAACTGGTTTAACCACTGATATCAACAATGAAATCTCTTCTGTTGTGTCCAATCTGGAGATTCGAAAGAGGCCATTTGATGATCAACAACACCCTTCTGCTTCAACTGGACCTCTGGATTTCGATTGTTTCTGGCATTACTGA
- the LOC108476796 gene encoding NAC domain-containing protein 100-like isoform X2, whose product MANIGAIGQEHDQMDLPPGFRFHPTDEELISHYLYKKVLDVNFSAKAIGEVDLNKSEPWELPWKAKMGEKEWYFFCVRDRKYPTGLRTNRATDSGYWKATGKDKEIYRGKSLVGMKKTLVFYKGRAPKGEKTNWVMHEYRLEGKYSVHNLPKTAKNEWVICRVFQKSSGGKKTHISGLVNMGSFGNELGPSGLPPLMDSSSSFNAKKNPVSESVYVPCFSNPVDVQRIQLDTIDHFPENPLLLPVSSNPTNIFPRFQASNPFFSAQPITFPPNLHLPGSVLMQDQSILRDLLENHGSNMKSERETMVTVSQETGLTTDINNEISSVVSNLEIRKRPFDDQQHPSASTGPLDFDCFWHY is encoded by the exons ATGGCAAACATTGGTGCAATTGGTCAAGAACATGATCAAATGGATTTGCCCCCAGGTTTCAGGTTCCATCCAACAGATGAAGAGCTTATTTCTCACTACTTATACAAGAAAGTTCTTGACGTTAACTTCAGTGCTAAAGCCATTGGAGAGGTGGATTTGAACAAGTCTGAGCCTTGGGAATTACCTT GGAAAGCGAAAATGGGTGAGAAAGAATGGTATTTTTTCTGTGTGAGGGACAGGAAATACCCTACGGGGTTGAGGACAAATAGGGCGACTGATTCAGGGTACTGGAAAGCAACGGGGAAAGACAAAGAGATTTATAGAGGGAAATCATTGGTTGGGATGAAGAAAACACTTGTTTTTTACAAAGGGAGAGCTCCAAAAGGTGAAAAAACTAACTGGGTCATGCATGAATACAGACTGGAAGGCAAGTATTCAGTCCATAATCTCCCTAAAACTGCCAAG AATGAATGGGTTATTTGCAGGGTGTTTCAAAAGAGTTCTGGTGGGAAGAAAACTCATATTTCAGGTCTGGTTAATATGGgttcatttggaaatgaattggGTCCGTCCGGTCTTCCACCATTAATGGATTCTTCTTCAAGTTTCAATGCCAAGAAAAACCCTGTTTCTGAATCGGTTTACGTGCCCTGCTTCTCCAATCCCGTCGACGTTCAACGCATTCAACTCGACACAATCGATCATTTTCCCGAGAATCCTCTCCTCCTCCCTGTTTCATCGAATCCAACAAATATTTTCCCGAGATTCCAAGCTTCAAACCCTTTCTTCTCGGCTCAACCCATCACTTTCCCACCCAATCTTCACCTCCCTGGCTCTGTTTTAATGCAAGACCAATCCATCCTTAGGGATTTACTTGAAAACCATGGATCAAACATGAAATCAGAGAGGGAAACAATGGTTACTGTTTCACAAGAAACTGGTTTAACCACTGATATCAACAATGAAATCTCTTCTGTTGTGTCCAATCTGGAGATTCGAAAGAGGCCATTTGATGATCAACAACACCCTTCTGCTTCAACTGGACCTCTGGATTTCGATTGTTTCTGGCATTACTGA